One Streptomyces lincolnensis genomic region harbors:
- a CDS encoding phosphotransferase family protein, with amino-acid sequence MPLFGGRVTPGVVRVGDTVRRPAITASPFVAELLGHLERCGFAGAPRHLGTDGLGRDVFGHLPGWVPARFRRWSDGQVAAAGALLRAFHDATRDSGLVGRCSVVCHNDPGPNNAVFSAAGGVPLPVPVPALVPVALIDFDTAAPGEPLEDLGYMAWTWCVSSKESVPGRQAAQVRVLADAYGLDADSRSGLVDAMVDRQERNARWWRVRLDGTGAADRRRTVERIDWSERERAFTVAHREVFAAALR; translated from the coding sequence GTGCCGCTGTTCGGCGGGCGGGTCACTCCGGGCGTGGTGAGGGTCGGGGACACCGTCCGGCGGCCTGCCATCACGGCGTCCCCGTTCGTCGCGGAGCTGTTGGGGCACCTTGAGCGGTGCGGGTTCGCCGGTGCCCCGCGGCATCTGGGAACCGATGGGCTCGGGCGCGATGTGTTCGGTCACCTTCCCGGCTGGGTGCCCGCGCGGTTCCGGCGGTGGAGCGACGGCCAGGTCGCCGCCGCGGGTGCCCTGCTCCGTGCTTTCCACGACGCGACTCGTGACAGTGGTCTGGTGGGGCGGTGTTCGGTGGTCTGCCACAACGATCCGGGGCCGAACAACGCGGTCTTCTCCGCTGCGGGGGGCGTGCCACTGCCAGTGCCTGTGCCGGCGCTCGTGCCTGTCGCTCTGATCGACTTCGACACCGCCGCTCCGGGGGAACCGCTTGAGGATCTTGGCTATATGGCGTGGACGTGGTGCGTTTCCTCCAAGGAGTCGGTCCCCGGGCGCCAAGCCGCGCAGGTACGGGTCCTCGCCGATGCCTACGGGCTGGACGCCGACTCCCGTTCCGGTCTCGTCGATGCGATGGTCGACCGACAGGAGCGCAACGCTCGTTGGTGGCGGGTCCGCCTCGACGGGACCGGTGCCGCCGATCGTCGGCGGACGGTCGAGCGTATCGACTGGTCCGAGCGTGAACGGGCCTTCACGGTGGCCCATCGTGAGGTCTTCGCGGCGGCTCTGCGGTGA
- a CDS encoding VOC family protein — translation MAIQRMDNVGIVVEDMDAAIAFFVELGMELEGRAEVTGPVADQCTGLEGVRCDVAMVRTPDGNSRLELSKYHTPAAISAGPRDRPHNILGTHRVMFAVDDIKDTIARLRPHGSEVLGDIARFEDSYLLCYVRGPEGIIIGLAEQLH, via the coding sequence ATGGCCATTCAGCGGATGGACAACGTCGGCATCGTCGTCGAGGACATGGACGCCGCCATCGCGTTCTTCGTGGAGCTCGGCATGGAACTGGAGGGCAGGGCGGAGGTCACGGGCCCCGTCGCCGACCAGTGCACCGGCCTGGAAGGCGTCCGCTGTGACGTGGCGATGGTCCGGACCCCGGACGGCAACAGCCGGCTCGAACTGTCGAAGTACCACACCCCCGCGGCGATCAGCGCCGGACCGCGCGACCGCCCGCACAACATCCTGGGCACGCACCGCGTCATGTTCGCCGTCGACGACATCAAGGACACCATCGCCCGCCTGCGCCCTCACGGCTCCGAAGTCCTCGGCGACATCGCCCGCTTCGAGGACAGCTACCTGCTCTGCTACGTCCGCGGCCCGGAGGGCATCATCATCGGCCTGGCCGAGCAACTGCACTGA
- a CDS encoding SSI family serine proteinase inhibitor, with protein MSQVTRLLLLAGSVGSVVAASAVPAVAVSPLAPPPVRDEDRTAVRGDHLTVTVRNAGGGADGRFELDCHPSEGSHPDAGGACAVMDRSTRWGKDGFAPVPKGSMCTMQYGGPATAHVTGTWAGRPVDARFDRSNGCEIGRWDRLVPLLPQLGR; from the coding sequence ATGTCACAGGTCACCCGGCTCCTTCTCCTCGCCGGCTCCGTCGGGTCCGTCGTCGCCGCGTCCGCGGTCCCCGCCGTCGCCGTCTCACCCCTCGCACCCCCGCCCGTCCGCGACGAGGACCGGACGGCGGTCCGCGGCGATCACCTCACGGTCACCGTGCGGAACGCGGGAGGCGGTGCGGACGGACGGTTCGAGCTGGACTGCCATCCCTCCGAGGGCAGCCACCCCGACGCCGGTGGCGCCTGTGCCGTCATGGACCGCAGCACCCGGTGGGGGAAGGACGGCTTCGCCCCGGTGCCGAAGGGGAGCATGTGCACCATGCAGTACGGCGGCCCGGCCACCGCACATGTCACCGGGACCTGGGCCGGGCGACCGGTCGACGCGCGCTTCGACCGCAGCAACGGCTGCGAGATCGGGCGGTGGGACCGGCTCGTTCCGCTGCTGCCCCAGTTGGGCCGGTAG
- a CDS encoding PAS domain-containing protein — MSSRPSRGAARLAAILDALPDALVLVNANGTVVNANTIALEAFEAPGTALVGRGLLDLLPQFDSKLIPGSMRRPDHMDPRGRTKPTRMVARRTDGTEFPVEVTSANLENGQQAYDSYGYGSDELLMLVVRDLTGTVDTEAELARSQRQTEMILRAASEGVVGTDTDGRIVLVNPAAAQILGYRASDLGGRELHDLVLHSRADGTPFSYEESPLADTLRSGRKHRVRGQVLWSKKGEKVPVDLTTAPVRDGDQLVGAVLTFTDRRPYDALAEEKETVEKRHAAELERLSEEHASELTALRQKHVTELEDLQEQHEEELAAGEERYAALGEREKDRYEALSGRYEQLLTLLAQSLRGPLDELRRELSALAADDAGQLWPEANQVLHHLSAGYSRITTLIDNVLGYQRIDNGTAGITRTKVMLDAVVAAGVDGAVELIGPGRVQFAVHAPPIEAEVDPRLLATALAHLVADVAGVDATGNAPVSAGGYMDNTVVVAAAQRGEVVRIEVRGPYAGGDPVHEPIVRGIVRAHGGVLQTHEVPGMSGSAYVLEVPIGGGAGAVAAPGPAALEAAGAQTAPPAPPVSPEQAGGGRRRARRSSTDAFLDAEQAEHADGEGAEADPTAPTGRRRRRAAAQTAGAVPAQAAGEAGDGSGGTGRRRGRPAEGADMTGDGMTGEDGDAGAGVSEGAVVTAAEHAAGTAAVGSGLGGTVPPQGVPAPGGRRTRPDGGEQHALPPALPAVASGDPAQAQAQDHGPDASVDDPQQPTGRRRRALAAASERAAAQEAGPRAVFALPPAAADRPDADPAQVAQAQAQMQAQVPGQAQAPAQVPVQVPGQGGPGDAPVDDGRHDAVPSSQADDHTPPQPHPTNAPTGRRRRAVGQRAETEAPGAPAQEIPAQGTAVPAAGAVPVQAGVPQPGVPQARAAQTAQTAPPGQAVTAGQGGQQVQPGQPVQPGQSVQPGAPVVAPGATVHGVQMAPGLQVPAQAAAGQAVPAQGTAAPAPGGPVPVSAQGMAGQPMPGQVAPGQQAAVPGQVLPNQALPAEGMPNPSGAGQPLPAEAAPGQQPGVPGQLAVPGQPVAPVQHAVPGQMAPGQAVPAQGPAAPGAAAPGTPAQGPPAPQPWPGTGDTSGAETPVPPNGAATPVNPQAPAGPVPPQGMPATVPPNGPVPPNGVAPPATQNPQAQTPQAPAPGAPLPPEAGAARARAAQPLPAEAAAEAPVDPNSTQGRAISVRTLGQGVPFTRQAQATQQTAPAPHPPHPSTSTPPPGQPGGSGRRRKLGTRPDPAAGQPEQAARPHPTAEQNAVPAQAQPQPQHSLAGQSRLAQVTEGTGRSYAIGAPDENAAEGPEPLDGPGGAVEVADTPRPQPMDDELPPEPLDNPRRLLVWPAPDVTTQQALSDRGYRPVIVHSREEVDAQIAAFPAALFVDPLTGPITRTALQSLRQAAVAAEVPVLVTAGLGQASREAAYGADPAVLLKALAPRDSEQHPPRVLLIEEHAEIALALTATLERRGMQVARAASDTDAVTLAGQLRPNLVVMDLMQVHKRRAGILDWLRANGQLNRTPLVVYTAAVDQADLPRLASGETVLFLAERSTSAEVQSRIVDLLARIGTN; from the coding sequence GTGAGCAGCAGGCCATCCCGAGGCGCTGCTCGCCTCGCAGCCATACTCGACGCGCTTCCCGATGCGTTGGTGCTGGTCAACGCCAATGGGACCGTGGTCAACGCGAACACCATCGCGCTGGAGGCCTTCGAGGCCCCGGGGACGGCTCTGGTGGGGCGAGGGCTGCTCGATCTGCTGCCGCAGTTCGACTCCAAGCTCATCCCCGGCTCGATGCGCCGGCCGGACCACATGGATCCGCGCGGGCGGACCAAGCCGACCCGGATGGTCGCGCGGCGCACCGACGGGACCGAGTTCCCGGTCGAGGTCACCAGCGCGAACCTGGAGAACGGCCAGCAGGCCTACGACAGCTACGGCTATGGCAGCGACGAGCTGCTGATGCTCGTCGTACGGGATCTCACCGGGACCGTGGACACCGAGGCCGAACTGGCCCGTTCACAGCGGCAGACCGAGATGATCCTGCGGGCAGCCTCCGAGGGCGTCGTGGGGACGGACACCGACGGGCGGATCGTCCTCGTCAACCCGGCCGCCGCTCAGATACTGGGTTATCGGGCCAGCGATCTCGGCGGGCGGGAGCTGCACGATCTGGTGCTGCACTCGCGGGCCGACGGGACTCCCTTCTCGTACGAGGAGTCGCCGCTCGCCGACACCCTGCGCTCCGGGCGCAAGCACCGGGTGCGCGGGCAGGTGCTGTGGTCGAAGAAGGGCGAGAAGGTCCCGGTGGACCTGACGACCGCGCCCGTCCGCGACGGCGACCAGCTCGTCGGCGCCGTGCTGACCTTCACCGACCGGCGGCCCTACGACGCGCTCGCCGAGGAGAAGGAGACGGTCGAGAAGCGGCACGCCGCGGAGCTGGAGAGGCTCTCCGAGGAGCACGCCTCCGAGCTGACCGCGCTGCGCCAGAAGCACGTGACCGAGCTGGAGGACCTCCAGGAGCAGCACGAGGAGGAACTCGCCGCGGGCGAGGAGCGCTACGCCGCGCTCGGCGAGCGGGAGAAGGACCGGTACGAGGCCCTGTCGGGGCGGTACGAGCAGCTCCTCACGCTGCTCGCGCAGTCGCTGCGCGGGCCCCTCGACGAGCTGCGCCGCGAACTGTCCGCGCTGGCCGCCGACGACGCCGGGCAGCTGTGGCCCGAGGCGAACCAGGTGCTGCACCACCTGTCCGCCGGCTACTCGCGGATCACCACCCTCATCGACAACGTCCTCGGCTACCAGCGGATCGACAACGGCACGGCCGGTATCACCCGCACGAAAGTGATGCTCGACGCGGTCGTCGCGGCGGGCGTCGACGGAGCCGTGGAGCTGATCGGTCCCGGCCGGGTCCAGTTCGCCGTGCACGCCCCGCCGATCGAGGCCGAGGTCGACCCGCGGCTGCTGGCCACCGCCCTCGCGCACCTGGTCGCGGACGTCGCCGGCGTCGACGCGACCGGCAACGCGCCCGTCTCGGCGGGCGGTTACATGGACAACACGGTGGTCGTGGCGGCGGCGCAGCGCGGCGAGGTCGTCCGCATCGAGGTGCGCGGGCCGTACGCCGGCGGGGACCCGGTGCACGAACCGATCGTGCGCGGGATCGTGCGCGCCCACGGTGGTGTGTTGCAGACCCATGAAGTGCCGGGCATGAGTGGTAGTGCCTACGTCCTCGAAGTGCCCATCGGTGGTGGGGCCGGGGCTGTCGCGGCCCCCGGTCCGGCGGCGCTGGAGGCGGCCGGCGCCCAGACCGCACCGCCCGCACCTCCTGTGTCACCCGAGCAGGCCGGTGGCGGTCGGCGGCGGGCCCGGCGGTCCTCCACGGACGCCTTCCTCGACGCCGAGCAGGCCGAGCACGCCGACGGCGAGGGCGCCGAGGCGGACCCCACGGCACCGACCGGGCGGCGCAGGCGGCGGGCCGCCGCACAGACAGCGGGGGCCGTTCCGGCCCAGGCGGCGGGGGAGGCCGGCGACGGCTCCGGCGGTACTGGGCGGCGCCGTGGGCGGCCCGCCGAGGGCGCGGACATGACCGGTGACGGCATGACCGGTGAGGACGGCGACGCGGGCGCCGGTGTCTCGGAGGGAGCCGTCGTCACGGCCGCCGAGCACGCCGCCGGGACCGCGGCCGTGGGATCCGGACTCGGCGGGACGGTGCCGCCCCAGGGCGTGCCCGCGCCCGGCGGACGGCGGACCCGGCCCGACGGCGGCGAGCAGCACGCGTTGCCGCCGGCCCTGCCCGCGGTGGCCTCCGGCGATCCGGCGCAGGCACAGGCACAGGACCACGGTCCCGATGCCTCCGTCGATGATCCGCAGCAGCCGACCGGGCGGCGTCGGCGTGCGCTGGCCGCAGCCTCCGAGCGCGCAGCCGCGCAGGAGGCGGGGCCCCGCGCGGTGTTCGCCCTGCCACCGGCGGCGGCCGACCGGCCGGACGCGGACCCGGCCCAGGTGGCTCAGGCTCAGGCGCAGATGCAGGCGCAGGTGCCCGGACAAGCGCAGGCTCCGGCACAGGTTCCGGTTCAGGTGCCCGGCCAGGGTGGTCCCGGAGACGCCCCCGTCGACGACGGGCGGCACGACGCCGTGCCGTCCAGCCAGGCCGACGACCACACCCCGCCGCAGCCGCACCCCACCAACGCGCCTACGGGGCGTCGCCGCCGGGCCGTCGGCCAGCGCGCGGAGACGGAGGCCCCCGGGGCGCCCGCACAGGAGATTCCGGCGCAGGGTACGGCCGTCCCCGCCGCCGGGGCGGTGCCGGTCCAGGCCGGTGTTCCCCAGCCGGGCGTGCCCCAGGCCCGCGCGGCCCAGACCGCCCAGACCGCCCCGCCCGGACAGGCCGTGACGGCCGGTCAGGGCGGGCAGCAGGTCCAGCCGGGGCAGCCAGTCCAGCCGGGGCAATCGGTTCAGCCGGGTGCCCCCGTCGTCGCTCCCGGTGCGACCGTCCATGGTGTGCAGATGGCCCCCGGCCTGCAGGTTCCGGCTCAGGCCGCGGCCGGCCAGGCGGTGCCGGCCCAGGGAACAGCGGCACCGGCCCCCGGCGGCCCGGTGCCCGTCTCCGCGCAGGGCATGGCCGGGCAGCCGATGCCCGGCCAGGTGGCACCCGGCCAGCAGGCAGCCGTGCCCGGACAGGTCCTCCCCAACCAGGCCCTCCCTGCTGAGGGCATGCCCAACCCGTCCGGAGCCGGTCAGCCGCTTCCCGCCGAGGCCGCACCCGGGCAGCAGCCCGGCGTCCCTGGTCAACTCGCCGTTCCCGGGCAGCCGGTCGCCCCGGTCCAGCACGCCGTTCCGGGGCAGATGGCCCCTGGCCAGGCGGTCCCGGCCCAGGGCCCGGCCGCCCCAGGCGCCGCCGCGCCCGGTACCCCCGCCCAAGGCCCCCCGGCCCCGCAGCCGTGGCCCGGTACTGGGGACACCTCCGGCGCCGAGACACCCGTACCGCCGAACGGCGCCGCCACTCCGGTGAACCCGCAGGCGCCCGCCGGGCCCGTGCCGCCCCAAGGCATGCCCGCGACGGTGCCCCCGAACGGCCCCGTGCCACCGAACGGCGTCGCACCCCCCGCGACCCAGAACCCGCAGGCCCAGACGCCTCAGGCGCCCGCCCCCGGCGCGCCCCTCCCTCCCGAGGCCGGCGCCGCGCGGGCCCGGGCGGCTCAGCCGTTGCCCGCCGAGGCCGCGGCCGAGGCGCCGGTGGACCCGAACTCCACGCAGGGCAGGGCGATCAGTGTGCGGACCTTGGGTCAGGGGGTGCCGTTCACCCGGCAGGCCCAGGCGACCCAGCAGACGGCGCCCGCACCGCACCCTCCGCACCCGTCGACGTCCACGCCTCCGCCCGGCCAGCCGGGCGGTTCGGGTCGGCGGCGCAAGCTCGGTACGCGGCCCGACCCGGCCGCCGGGCAGCCGGAGCAGGCGGCCCGTCCGCACCCGACGGCCGAGCAGAACGCCGTACCGGCGCAGGCCCAGCCGCAGCCGCAGCACTCGTTGGCCGGGCAGTCCCGGCTGGCGCAGGTGACCGAGGGGACCGGGCGGTCGTACGCCATAGGGGCGCCGGACGAGAACGCGGCCGAAGGGCCCGAGCCGCTGGACGGTCCCGGTGGGGCCGTCGAGGTGGCGGATACGCCGCGACCGCAGCCGATGGACGACGAACTGCCGCCGGAGCCGCTGGACAATCCGCGGCGGCTGCTGGTGTGGCCGGCGCCGGACGTGACCACGCAGCAGGCGCTGAGCGACCGGGGCTACCGGCCGGTGATCGTGCACTCGCGCGAGGAGGTCGACGCGCAGATCGCGGCCTTCCCCGCCGCGCTGTTCGTGGACCCGCTGACCGGCCCGATCACCCGTACCGCGCTCCAGTCACTGCGGCAGGCGGCCGTCGCGGCCGAGGTGCCGGTGCTGGTCACGGCCGGGCTCGGGCAGGCCTCGCGCGAGGCGGCCTACGGCGCCGACCCCGCCGTCCTGCTGAAGGCGCTCGCGCCGCGGGACAGCGAGCAGCATCCGCCGCGGGTGCTGCTGATCGAGGAGCACGCGGAGATCGCGCTGGCGCTGACGGCGACGCTGGAGCGGCGCGGGATGCAGGTCGCGCGGGCCGCGAGCGACACGGACGCGGTGACGCTGGCCGGGCAGCTCAGGCCGAACCTGGTCGTGATGGACCTGATGCAGGTGCACAAGCGGCGGGCCGGGATCCTCGACTGGCTGCGGGCGAACGGGCAGCTCAACCGCACCCCGCTCGTCGTCTACACGGCCGCCGTCGACCAGGCCGACCTGCCGCGGCTGGCGTCCGGCGAGACGGTCCTCTTCCTCGCCGAACGCTCGACCAGCGCGGAAGTGCAGTCGCGGATCGTGGACCTGCTCGCGCGGATCGGCACCAACTAG
- a CDS encoding TetR family transcriptional regulator, whose translation MAARDPEATRARIFEAAVSEFARHGIAGARIDRIATDAKANKQLIYAYFGNKAELFTQVLGKAMLDLAVAVPVDPDDIEGWIDRVMDYHEVHPEVLRLLFWEGLEYGATTELPDEAERQEHYRRKVASLRDGQDRGIVTDAVPARDLLFLLIALANWAAVVPQMKRILIGAEPADRERLRASVREAARRLIAK comes from the coding sequence ATGGCAGCAAGGGACCCCGAGGCCACCAGAGCCCGGATCTTCGAGGCGGCGGTGTCGGAGTTCGCCCGCCATGGCATCGCCGGCGCCCGCATCGACCGCATCGCGACCGACGCCAAGGCCAACAAGCAGCTCATCTACGCCTACTTCGGCAACAAGGCGGAGCTGTTCACGCAGGTCCTGGGCAAGGCCATGCTCGACCTGGCCGTCGCCGTCCCCGTCGACCCGGACGACATCGAGGGCTGGATCGACCGCGTGATGGACTACCACGAGGTCCATCCCGAGGTGCTGCGCCTGCTCTTCTGGGAGGGCCTGGAGTACGGCGCCACGACCGAGCTGCCCGACGAGGCCGAACGCCAGGAGCACTACCGCCGCAAGGTCGCGAGCCTCCGGGACGGCCAGGACCGCGGCATCGTCACCGACGCCGTCCCGGCCCGCGACCTGCTCTTCCTGCTGATCGCCCTGGCCAACTGGGCCGCCGTCGTCCCGCAGATGAAGCGCATCCTGATCGGCGCCGAGCCCGCGGACCGAGAACGCCTACGGGCCTCGGTGAGAGAGGCGGCACGGCGACTGATCGCGAAGTAG
- a CDS encoding MFS transporter, translating to MPTATVAARRSARVPTRRADSLLLVLIALCTAVTAANIYLAAPLFPLIAHDFGSTPSAVAWIASVAQFGYAAGLLVFAPLGDSVNRRRLVGVLSLVAAVALGAGATASGTTALAAAVLVASAATVVPQLLVPLVAQRAPADRRARHVAAVIAGLFTGIVAARVLGGLAGQAFGWRWVFVGAAALTALLGLATAYALPVEERRRSGPLFSGLTALPSVVRHSPDLWRACVRQAGMFGAWSALWTSLALLLTGSAYGLSTATAGLFGLFGLAATVVAPLAGGFVDRFGAAKVVRSAFALAALSVPLFWLGGHVMWALFVAAIAVHAALVASHVANQTLALTTTSTPATANTAYVVSGFAGGALASALAGSAFTHFGWGGVCAVAGAWLVLGWVTTSVRR from the coding sequence ATGCCGACAGCCACCGTCGCCGCCCGGCGGTCCGCCCGGGTTCCCACGCGCCGCGCGGACTCCCTCCTCCTCGTCCTCATCGCGCTCTGCACCGCCGTCACGGCCGCCAACATCTACCTCGCGGCCCCGCTGTTCCCCCTCATCGCCCACGACTTCGGCTCGACCCCCTCCGCCGTGGCCTGGATCGCCTCGGTCGCGCAGTTCGGCTACGCCGCCGGCCTCCTCGTCTTCGCCCCGCTCGGCGACAGCGTGAACCGGCGCCGCCTGGTCGGCGTCCTGTCCCTGGTCGCGGCCGTGGCACTGGGCGCGGGCGCGACGGCCTCCGGGACCACCGCTCTGGCCGCCGCCGTCCTCGTCGCCTCCGCGGCCACCGTCGTCCCGCAGCTGCTCGTCCCGCTGGTCGCCCAGCGGGCCCCCGCCGATCGCCGCGCCCGCCATGTCGCGGCCGTGATCGCGGGCCTGTTCACCGGGATCGTGGCGGCCCGCGTGCTCGGCGGACTGGCCGGGCAGGCCTTCGGCTGGCGGTGGGTGTTCGTGGGCGCGGCCGCGCTGACCGCCCTCCTCGGACTGGCCACGGCCTACGCCCTGCCCGTCGAGGAACGCCGCCGCTCCGGCCCGCTGTTCTCCGGGCTCACCGCCCTGCCGTCCGTCGTCCGCCACTCGCCCGACCTGTGGCGCGCGTGCGTACGCCAGGCCGGGATGTTCGGCGCCTGGAGCGCCCTGTGGACCTCCCTCGCCCTGCTGCTCACCGGGTCGGCGTACGGCCTGTCGACCGCGACCGCCGGTCTCTTCGGTCTCTTCGGGCTGGCCGCCACCGTCGTGGCGCCCCTGGCGGGCGGGTTCGTGGACCGGTTCGGCGCCGCCAAGGTCGTACGGTCCGCCTTCGCCCTCGCCGCCCTGTCCGTGCCGCTGTTCTGGCTCGGCGGGCACGTGATGTGGGCCCTGTTCGTGGCCGCGATCGCCGTCCACGCGGCGCTCGTCGCCTCCCACGTCGCCAACCAGACCCTCGCCCTGACCACCACCTCCACCCCCGCGACCGCCAACACCGCCTACGTCGTCTCCGGCTTCGCCGGCGGCGCCCTAGCCTCGGCCCTCGCCGGCTCGGCCTTCACCCACTTCGGGTGGGGCGGGGTCTGCGCGGTGGCGGGGGCGTGGCTGGTGCTGGGGTGGGTGACTACTTCGGTACGACGGTGA
- a CDS encoding long-chain fatty acid--CoA ligase, translating into MSPGRHAVLSTMQDVPLLISRILVHGSTIHGTSQVITWTGEDEPHRRSFAEIGTRAAQLAHALREDLGVAADDRVATLMWNNSEHVEAYFAIPSMGAVLHTLNLRLPPEQLAWIVGHAADKVVIANGSLLPLLAPLLPHLKTVEHVVVSGPGDRGLLAGADVQVHEYEEILAGKPTTYDWPELDERQAAAMCYTSGTTGDPKGVIYSHRSVYLHSMQVNMAQSMGLTDQDTSLIVVPQFHVNAWGLPHATFMTGVNMLMPDRFLQPAPLAEMIEREKPTHAAAVPTIWQGLLAELTARPRDVSSLGQVTIGGSACPPALMEAFDKLGMRVCHAWGMTETSPLGTVARPPAHTIGTEEEFGYRLTQGRFPTSVEARLTGPGGERLPWDGESAGELEVRGPWIAGAYYNGPDAEPLRPVDKFSEDGWLKTGDVGTISPDGFLTLTDRAKDVIKSGGEWISSVELENALMSHPAVAEAAVVAVPDDKWGERPLATVVLKEGATADFETLRAFLADEGHIAKWQLPERWTIVEAVPKTSVGKFDKKVLRRRYAAGELDITKL; encoded by the coding sequence ATGTCGCCCGGGAGGCACGCCGTGCTGAGCACGATGCAGGACGTACCGCTGCTGATCTCGAGGATCCTGGTTCACGGATCCACCATCCACGGCACCTCGCAGGTGATCACCTGGACCGGTGAGGACGAGCCGCACCGCCGCTCCTTCGCCGAGATCGGTACCCGAGCCGCCCAGTTGGCGCACGCGCTGCGCGAGGACCTCGGCGTCGCCGCCGACGACCGGGTGGCGACCCTCATGTGGAACAACTCCGAGCATGTCGAGGCCTACTTCGCGATCCCCTCCATGGGCGCGGTCCTGCACACGCTCAACCTCCGCCTCCCGCCCGAACAGCTGGCCTGGATCGTGGGCCACGCGGCGGACAAGGTCGTGATCGCCAACGGTTCGCTGCTCCCCCTGCTGGCCCCGCTGCTCCCGCACCTCAAGACGGTCGAGCACGTGGTCGTGTCCGGGCCCGGTGACCGTGGCCTGCTCGCCGGCGCGGACGTCCAGGTGCACGAGTACGAGGAGATCCTCGCCGGGAAGCCGACGACGTACGACTGGCCGGAGCTGGACGAACGCCAGGCCGCCGCCATGTGCTACACCTCCGGCACGACGGGCGACCCCAAGGGCGTCATCTACTCCCACCGCTCGGTCTACCTGCACTCCATGCAGGTCAACATGGCCCAGTCGATGGGCCTGACCGACCAGGACACCTCGCTGATCGTGGTCCCGCAGTTCCACGTCAACGCCTGGGGTCTGCCGCACGCGACCTTCATGACCGGCGTCAACATGCTGATGCCGGACCGCTTCCTCCAGCCCGCGCCGCTCGCCGAGATGATCGAGCGGGAGAAGCCGACGCACGCGGCCGCCGTCCCCACCATCTGGCAGGGCCTCCTCGCCGAACTCACGGCCAGGCCCCGGGACGTCTCGTCCCTCGGCCAGGTCACCATCGGCGGCTCGGCCTGTCCGCCCGCGCTCATGGAGGCGTTCGACAAGCTGGGCATGCGGGTCTGCCACGCCTGGGGCATGACGGAGACCTCCCCGCTCGGCACGGTCGCCCGCCCGCCGGCCCACACGATCGGTACGGAGGAGGAGTTCGGGTACCGCCTCACCCAGGGCCGTTTCCCGACGAGCGTCGAGGCACGCCTGACCGGACCCGGCGGCGAGCGCCTGCCCTGGGACGGCGAGTCGGCCGGTGAGCTGGAGGTACGCGGCCCCTGGATCGCGGGCGCCTACTACAACGGCCCGGACGCCGAACCCCTGCGCCCCGTGGACAAGTTCAGCGAGGACGGCTGGCTGAAGACCGGTGACGTCGGCACCATCTCGCCCGACGGCTTCCTCACCCTGACCGACCGCGCCAAGGACGTCATCAAGTCCGGCGGCGAGTGGATCTCCTCGGTCGAGCTGGAGAACGCCCTGATGTCCCACCCGGCCGTCGCCGAGGCCGCCGTGGTCGCCGTCCCGGACGACAAGTGGGGTGAGCGCCCCCTCGCCACCGTCGTCCTCAAGGAGGGCGCCACCGCCGACTTCGAGACCCTGCGCGCCTTCCTCGCCGACGAGGGCCACATCGCCAAGTGGCAGCTCCCGGAGCGCTGGACGATCGTCGAGGCGGTGCCGAAGACCAGCGTGGGCAAGTTCGACAAGAAGGTCCTGCGCAGGCGGTACGCGGCCGGAGAGCTGGACATCACCAAGCTCTGA
- a CDS encoding superoxide dismutase family protein — protein sequence MSRHKITPRSKGILLAAAGVLAVAGAAGITASASADEPSKDAKGPVPKLVVGTVFAPVSAAQWAQAVTYDTARVPVGARVQVKEELRRDGGTRIELRVRDLGADRVYGAHVHTKPCGKLPADAGPHYQDKADPTQPSVDPAYANADNEVWLDLAANKDGSARSIATVDWRFRDGGARSVVIHEQATATHAGHAGTAGPRLACVNVPFM from the coding sequence ATGTCCAGGCACAAGATCACGCCCAGAAGCAAGGGCATCCTCCTCGCCGCCGCCGGTGTCCTCGCGGTGGCGGGCGCCGCTGGTATCACCGCGAGCGCCAGCGCCGACGAGCCGTCGAAGGACGCGAAGGGCCCCGTGCCCAAGCTGGTCGTCGGCACGGTCTTCGCCCCGGTGAGTGCGGCGCAGTGGGCGCAGGCGGTCACGTACGACACCGCGCGGGTGCCCGTGGGCGCCCGGGTCCAGGTCAAGGAGGAGCTGCGGCGCGACGGCGGGACCCGGATCGAGCTGCGCGTCCGGGACCTCGGTGCCGACCGCGTCTACGGCGCCCACGTCCACACCAAGCCGTGCGGCAAGCTGCCGGCGGACGCCGGACCGCACTACCAGGACAAGGCGGACCCGACGCAGCCCTCTGTCGACCCCGCGTACGCCAACGCGGACAACGAGGTGTGGCTGGACCTGGCCGCCAACAAGGACGGCTCCGCCCGCTCCATAGCCACCGTGGACTGGCGCTTCCGTGACGGAGGGGCCCGTTCCGTGGTGATCCACGAGCAGGCCACCGCCACCCACGCCGGTCACGCCGGTACCGCCGGCCCTCGGCTCGCCTGCGTGAACGTGCCGTTCATGTGA